The Lactobacillus sp. ESL0680 DNA segment TAGGTTCATTTGCATTGTCAGCTGGTTCATATGACCGCTTCTTCAGACAAGCTTCAAAGGTTAGAACCTTAATTTGTGATGAATTTGATGAAATTTTCGCTAATAATGATGTTATTGTTGGGCCAACAACTACTGAACCAGCATTTGGCATTGGCAGTGAAATTTCTGACCCAATTAAGATGTACAATAACGATATTTTGACAATTTCTGCTAACTTAGCTGGTATTCCAGCAGCCAGTGTTCCAGCTGGTTTGGTTGACGGGATGCCTGTTGGGTTCCAAATTATGGCTAAACGTTTTGATGAAGGCAGTATTTTTAAGACCGCTGACTTTATTGAACGCACGAACAAGTTTTATGAAAAAACACCAGCAGGAATGGAGGATTAACTGATGAATTTTAAATCAACGATTGGATTCGAAGTCCACTTCGAATTAAAAACAAAGAGTAAAATTTTCTCACCTTCTCCAGTAAGTTACGGTGCTGAAGCTAACACTGAAACTAACGTTATTGACTGGGCAATGCCGGGAGTTTTGCCATTTGTTAACAAGGACGTTTACCGTTTGGGAATTATGGTTGCCTTAGCAACCCACGCACATATTTTACCGACTACGCACTTTGACCGGAAAAATTACTACTACCCAGATAGTCCTAAGGCCTACCAGATTACGCAGTTCTTCCAACCATTAGCTCGTGATGGCTATGTTGAAATCGAAGTTCATGGCAAGAAGAAGCGTATCGGTATTCATGAAATGCATATCGAAGAAGATGCTGGTAAGAACACTCACGGTACTAACGGCTTTTCATATGTTGACTTGAACCGTCAGGGTGTGCCATTACTAGAAGTTGTTTCTGAACCAGAAATTTCTGACCCAGAAGAAGGTTATGCTTACCTTGAAAAGTTGCGTAAGATTGTTCAGTTTACTGGTGCTTCTGACGTTAAGATGGAAGAAGGTTCAATGCGGGTTGATACCAACATTTCGATTCGTCCAGCTGGTCAAAAAGAACTTGGCACTAAGGTTGAAATGAAGAACTTGAACTCATTTGAACATGTCCGTAAGTCACTAGCTTATGAAGAAAAACGCCAAGCTCAAGTCTTGCTGTCAGGTGGTCGTGTACAATTATCAACACGCCGGTTTGATGATGCAACTGGTAAGACTGTTCTTGAGCGGGTTAAGGAAGGTGACGCTGATTACCGTTACTTCCCAGAACCAGACCTTGCTCCAGACCATATCAGTCAAGAGTGGATTGATGAAATTGCGGCAACTTTGCCACGTTCAGCTGAAGAACGTTACAACCAATATGTTAACGACTTTGGCTTGAAGGACTATGATGCCAACGTTTTATTGCAGACTAAAGAAAGTTCTGACTTCTTCGATGAAGCAGTTGCTGCAGGTGCTGACCCACAATTAGCTGCTAACTGGATGAACACGCAAGTTAATGGTTACTTGAATGATAACCGCGTTGAATTGGCTGACATTAAGTTAACACCAGAACACTTAGCTGCAATGATTAAGCTGATTAAAGATGGAACCATTTCTTCGAAGATTGCCAAGAAGGTCTTCGCTGAAACCATTGCTAATGGTACTGATCCTAAGAAGTACGTTGAAGATCAGGGCATGGTGCAATTATCTGATACTAGTGTCTTGGAACCAATGGTTAAGGAAGTTGTCGATAGCAACCCGCAATCAGTTGAAGACTTCAAGAACGGTAAGGATCGTGCCATCGGTTACCTTGTCGGCCAATTGATGAAGCAGACCCGCGGTAAGGCTAATCCAAAGGTCATTAACAAGCTGTTGAATGAAGAATTAAACAAACGTTAATGTTGATTTTTAAGTAATAAGGTAGTAACTATGACTAAAAAAGCAAGATTGATTTATAATCCTGTATCTGGTCACGAACAGATGCCTAAAAATGTCGCTGATATTTTAGACGTCTTAGAACGTGCTGGCTATGAGGCGAGCGCTTTTAGAACTACACCAGAAAAAAAGAGTGCCCAGCAAGAAGCAACGCGGGCTGCAACTGAAGGCTTTGACTTGATTGTTGCCGCAGGTGGTGATGGTACCATTAATGAAGTGGTTAATGGCATTGCCTTTTTGGAAAAACGTCCGAAGATGGCAATTATTCCAGCAGGTACAACCAATGATTATGCTCGGGCATTGCATATTCCGCGTGATAGTATTGCAGCCGCAGCTGAAGTTATTTTAAATACCAAAACGCGCAAGATGGATATTGGCCAGGCTACTTTTGCTGGTGAAGACCAATACTTCGTTAATATTGCTGCTTGTGGATCTTTGACTGAACTAACTTATGGTGTGCCGTCGGAGGTTAAGTCGGCCTTAGGCTATGCTGCGTATTTGATTAAGGGTGCGGAAATGTTGCCGCACTTGACTGAAAACGAACTGCGCCTGACCTATGATGCTGGTGTTTATGAAGGTAAATTATCAATGCTGCTTTTGGGGATGACCAATTCGATTGGTGGTTTTGAGCAGATAATGCCTGATGCTGAATTAAGCGATGGCTTGTTTCAGTTAATTATTGTTAAGCCATCCGATCCAGTGAAATTGCTGCGCTTAATGGCCTTAGCATTGAATGGTAAGCATGTTGATGATCCAGATATTATTTATACCAAGACGCGCAGTTTAAAGATTGATCTGATTGGCAAGAGCGAAGGTCAAAAATTACCGGTTAATCTTGATGGTGAAATCGGCGATTACTGCCCAGTTACTTTTAAGAATTTACAACAACG contains these protein-coding regions:
- the gatB gene encoding Asp-tRNA(Asn)/Glu-tRNA(Gln) amidotransferase subunit GatB, with the protein product MNFKSTIGFEVHFELKTKSKIFSPSPVSYGAEANTETNVIDWAMPGVLPFVNKDVYRLGIMVALATHAHILPTTHFDRKNYYYPDSPKAYQITQFFQPLARDGYVEIEVHGKKKRIGIHEMHIEEDAGKNTHGTNGFSYVDLNRQGVPLLEVVSEPEISDPEEGYAYLEKLRKIVQFTGASDVKMEEGSMRVDTNISIRPAGQKELGTKVEMKNLNSFEHVRKSLAYEEKRQAQVLLSGGRVQLSTRRFDDATGKTVLERVKEGDADYRYFPEPDLAPDHISQEWIDEIAATLPRSAEERYNQYVNDFGLKDYDANVLLQTKESSDFFDEAVAAGADPQLAANWMNTQVNGYLNDNRVELADIKLTPEHLAAMIKLIKDGTISSKIAKKVFAETIANGTDPKKYVEDQGMVQLSDTSVLEPMVKEVVDSNPQSVEDFKNGKDRAIGYLVGQLMKQTRGKANPKVINKLLNEELNKR
- a CDS encoding diacylglycerol kinase family lipid kinase — protein: MTKKARLIYNPVSGHEQMPKNVADILDVLERAGYEASAFRTTPEKKSAQQEATRAATEGFDLIVAAGGDGTINEVVNGIAFLEKRPKMAIIPAGTTNDYARALHIPRDSIAAAAEVILNTKTRKMDIGQATFAGEDQYFVNIAACGSLTELTYGVPSEVKSALGYAAYLIKGAEMLPHLTENELRLTYDAGVYEGKLSMLLLGMTNSIGGFEQIMPDAELSDGLFQLIIVKPSDPVKLLRLMALALNGKHVDDPDIIYTKTRSLKIDLIGKSEGQKLPVNLDGEIGDYCPVTFKNLQQRIEFYVGE